A part of Amycolatopsis lurida genomic DNA contains:
- the msrB gene encoding peptide-methionine (R)-S-oxide reductase MsrB: protein MKPVVGATPRVVKSEQEWREQLSPDEYAVLRQAGTERPFTGEYTDEKTTGVYQCRACGAELFRSDTKFESHCGWPSFYDPADTDAVLLREDTTMGMRRIEVLCKSCHSHLGHVFEGEGYATPTDQRYCINSISLKLVPES, encoded by the coding sequence ATGAAACCCGTTGTCGGAGCCACACCCCGCGTGGTCAAGTCCGAGCAGGAATGGCGGGAACAGCTCAGCCCCGACGAGTACGCCGTGCTCCGCCAGGCGGGCACCGAGCGCCCCTTCACCGGTGAGTACACCGATGAGAAGACCACCGGGGTCTACCAGTGCCGTGCCTGTGGCGCCGAACTGTTCCGCAGCGACACGAAATTCGAGAGCCACTGTGGCTGGCCGTCGTTCTACGACCCGGCCGACACCGACGCCGTCCTCCTCCGTGAGGACACCACCATGGGGATGCGCCGCATCGAGGTGCTGTGCAAGTCGTGCCACAGCCACCTCGGGCACGTCTTCGAAGGCGAGGGCTACGCCACGCCGACGGATCAGCGGTACTGCATCAACTCGATCTCGCTGAAGCTCGTTCCCGAGTCGTAA
- a CDS encoding TIGR04222 domain-containing membrane protein: MNEPWGISGPAFAWLYGCLVVLPFLFAGLWAQSLRRRAADEWTPPGPYHLAALDGGTERVADVVVATMVAGEQLRLDSRGRVTVLRAASGDPLTRAATELIPRAGAGGLYRLKKLLSRSAAVQEVRNELQLSGLQVDERRRRAGWLAALIVYLPVLALGLARFANAMPLGRQAGILAGLLVAVVAAIAGTVLLLRPSRAVLPTAAGLRVLGAARRNPALLPGVAGAVALGGLAAYPDPVMADMLVRAGDATARGSSGSSSGVSGCASGSSCGGGGCGG; this comes from the coding sequence ATGAACGAACCCTGGGGGATCTCGGGACCGGCTTTCGCGTGGCTGTACGGCTGCCTCGTCGTGCTGCCGTTTCTCTTCGCCGGACTGTGGGCCCAGTCGCTGCGGCGTCGTGCCGCCGACGAGTGGACGCCGCCGGGCCCGTACCACCTCGCCGCGCTGGACGGTGGCACCGAACGGGTCGCCGATGTCGTGGTGGCCACCATGGTCGCCGGTGAGCAGCTACGGCTGGACAGCCGAGGGCGCGTCACGGTCCTCCGCGCCGCATCGGGGGATCCGCTCACGCGCGCCGCCACCGAACTCATTCCGCGAGCGGGTGCCGGCGGGCTCTACCGGTTGAAGAAGCTGCTGAGCCGGAGTGCCGCCGTCCAGGAAGTGCGCAACGAACTTCAGCTGAGCGGCCTGCAAGTGGACGAACGCCGCCGTCGCGCCGGGTGGCTGGCGGCCTTGATCGTCTACCTCCCCGTGCTCGCGCTCGGGCTGGCGAGGTTCGCCAACGCCATGCCGCTGGGTCGCCAAGCCGGGATACTGGCGGGCCTTCTCGTCGCAGTGGTCGCGGCCATCGCCGGGACCGTCCTTCTCCTGCGTCCGAGCCGCGCAGTCCTGCCGACCGCGGCAGGACTGCGCGTCCTCGGCGCGGCCCGGCGGAATCCTGCCCTGCTCCCCGGAGTGGCGGGCGCGGTGGCCCTCGGCGGCTTGGCGGCGTATCCAGATCCGGTCATGGCGGACATGCTGGTCAGGGCGGGCGATGCCACCGCCAGGGGGTCGTCGGGGTCGTCGAGCGGGGTAAGCGGCTGCGCGAGCGGTTCTTCCTGCGGTGGAGGTGGGTGCGGTGGCTGA
- a CDS encoding TIGR04222 domain-containing membrane protein yields MADSGWLYAPAIALPVTVAALHVLRLRRGFHDGGGLPSVRHVAALAGGASRVTETVVASMLERDQARLGGSGRIYRTPLVPVDPLGLELAGHLASFPDHELWKTMSHGPAMRELWADLGRQGLVVAEGRRRLTWRIAAVVYAVLLGVGTVRWIATDGTVVLTVLLVVALALLIVSLRLGRTDHEGRTTAAGRAVLAAAESDRSLVSGATGAVALGGFAAYPDREVAAILSRYGGRPAKDTRTFGWGDGPGSSTCGTGGY; encoded by the coding sequence GTGGCTGACTCCGGGTGGCTCTACGCACCGGCGATCGCGCTCCCCGTCACGGTCGCGGCGCTTCACGTGCTTCGGCTCCGGCGCGGCTTTCACGACGGCGGCGGGTTGCCGAGCGTGCGGCACGTGGCGGCCTTGGCGGGTGGCGCCTCGCGGGTCACCGAAACGGTGGTCGCCTCGATGCTCGAACGGGACCAGGCCCGGCTCGGCGGTTCGGGCAGGATCTACCGCACTCCACTGGTTCCGGTCGACCCACTGGGGCTGGAGCTCGCCGGTCACCTGGCGTCCTTCCCCGACCACGAGTTGTGGAAGACGATGAGCCACGGCCCGGCGATGCGAGAGCTGTGGGCCGATCTGGGCCGCCAGGGCCTGGTCGTCGCCGAAGGACGCCGAAGGCTCACGTGGAGGATCGCCGCCGTCGTCTACGCCGTCCTTCTGGGGGTCGGGACGGTCCGGTGGATCGCCACCGACGGCACCGTGGTCCTGACCGTGCTCCTCGTCGTGGCACTGGCCTTGCTGATCGTCTCCCTCCGGCTCGGCCGGACCGATCACGAGGGCAGGACGACGGCCGCGGGCCGCGCGGTGCTGGCCGCGGCGGAGTCGGATCGAAGCCTCGTTTCGGGTGCGACGGGCGCGGTGGCCCTCGGCGGCTTCGCCGCGTATCCCGATCGCGAGGTCGCCGCCATCCTGAGCCGCTACGGCGGGCGCCCCGCCAAGGACACCCGCACCTTCGGCTGGGGTGACGGTCCCGGTTCGAGCACCTGCGGGACCGGCGGCTACTGA
- a CDS encoding TIGR04222 domain-containing membrane protein has product MEDTWGIPGPAFLAIYGALLVFPLVVGLLWTIAAKLGAKIPRATVSEPEPTVYELAYLAGGPDRVVDTAIAALVDRGTLRVSSSKQLQLTGPLPADPIEKAVAKGARPGYNSTTRGIRDRLRMSGPMQALAKGLEERGLVVADRSPRIRQVVFFLYLAVLVLGVVRLIAGISGDRPVGFLIPLLIAAVFATLIARAVKNKRSGPRPTSEGGRILHRARSVHGRERKRGIPNGPGYAGAAGGALLGGAAAAVAFGGLAYYPDEELSAALIPPPVPGGFGGGSSGGGSTCSTGGGSSCSSGGGSSCGGGGCGG; this is encoded by the coding sequence ATGGAAGACACCTGGGGCATCCCCGGACCTGCGTTCCTGGCGATCTATGGCGCCCTGCTGGTGTTCCCGCTGGTCGTCGGTCTCCTTTGGACGATCGCGGCCAAGCTCGGCGCCAAGATCCCGCGCGCCACCGTGAGCGAACCGGAACCGACGGTGTACGAACTCGCCTATCTCGCCGGCGGCCCGGACCGGGTGGTCGACACGGCCATCGCGGCGCTGGTCGACCGCGGGACGTTGCGGGTCAGCAGCTCGAAGCAGCTCCAGCTCACCGGCCCCCTGCCCGCCGACCCGATCGAGAAGGCCGTCGCCAAGGGCGCGCGGCCGGGCTACAACTCCACTACCCGAGGCATCCGCGACCGCCTGCGGATGTCGGGGCCGATGCAGGCGCTCGCCAAAGGACTGGAGGAGCGGGGACTCGTCGTCGCGGACAGGTCGCCCCGGATCCGCCAGGTCGTCTTCTTTCTGTACCTCGCCGTGCTCGTGCTCGGTGTCGTCCGCCTGATCGCCGGGATCTCCGGTGACCGCCCCGTCGGTTTCCTCATCCCGCTGCTGATCGCGGCCGTGTTCGCGACGCTGATCGCCCGGGCGGTCAAGAACAAGCGGTCGGGCCCGCGGCCGACCAGCGAAGGCGGCCGGATCCTCCACCGGGCCAGGTCCGTCCATGGCCGGGAGCGCAAACGCGGCATCCCGAACGGACCGGGTTACGCCGGTGCGGCCGGCGGCGCCTTGCTGGGTGGCGCCGCGGCGGCGGTCGCGTTCGGCGGCCTCGCCTACTACCCGGACGAGGAACTGAGCGCGGCCCTGATCCCGCCTCCGGTCCCCGGGGGTTTCGGCGGCGGTTCGTCCGGCGGCGGCTCCACGTGCAGTACCGGCGGAGGAAGCTCGTGCAGCAGCGGAGGCGGGAGTTCCTGCGGAGGCGGCGGCTGTGGTGGCTGA
- a CDS encoding DUF692 domain-containing protein, producing the protein MVADAPGRLGIGIGWRHELDLSIARLPGVDWVEVVAENLHAGHLPETLVALRDKGMPVLPHAVSLSLGGAEPLDTARVEHLAEVTRALGAPMASDHVCFVRAGGLDSGHLMPLPRTREALDVLVDNVKLTQSIVEVPFALENIAAVLDWPDAEFTESEFLRELTDRTGCLLIIDVANLYANARNLGTDPERFLDEIPWERLAYTHMAGGVERDGVYHDTHAHPVVPEVLDLLRELRRRTEPPGVLLERDDDYPSDTELAAELAALREAVSP; encoded by the coding sequence GTGGTGGCTGACGCGCCGGGCAGGCTCGGGATCGGCATCGGCTGGCGGCACGAGCTGGACCTGTCGATCGCGCGGCTGCCCGGCGTCGACTGGGTCGAGGTCGTCGCCGAGAACCTGCACGCCGGGCACCTTCCCGAAACGCTGGTCGCGTTGCGCGACAAGGGAATGCCGGTCCTGCCGCACGCGGTCTCGCTCTCGCTGGGCGGGGCCGAGCCGCTGGACACCGCGCGCGTCGAGCATCTCGCGGAGGTCACCCGCGCGCTCGGCGCGCCGATGGCCAGCGACCACGTGTGCTTCGTGCGCGCGGGCGGGCTCGACTCGGGTCATCTGATGCCGCTCCCCCGCACCCGGGAAGCGCTGGATGTCCTGGTGGACAACGTCAAACTGACGCAGTCCATCGTGGAGGTCCCGTTCGCGCTGGAGAACATCGCGGCGGTGCTGGACTGGCCGGACGCGGAGTTCACCGAGTCGGAGTTCCTGCGGGAGCTCACCGACCGGACCGGCTGCCTGCTGATCATCGATGTCGCCAATCTGTACGCCAACGCCCGCAACCTCGGCACCGATCCCGAACGGTTCCTCGACGAGATCCCGTGGGAACGGCTGGCGTACACGCATATGGCCGGCGGCGTCGAACGCGACGGCGTCTACCACGACACGCACGCCCATCCGGTGGTCCCGGAGGTGCTGGACCTGCTGCGCGAACTGCGACGCCGCACCGAGCCACCGGGTGTCCTGCTGGAACGCGACGACGACTACCCGTCCGACACGGAACTCGCGGCCGAGCTGGCCGCGTTGCGGGAAGCGGTCTCGCCGTGA
- a CDS encoding CoA transferase: protein MDTRVWTTLTGETLADDAVEITGPESVLPGTFRVEEAATTSIAAATLAAGELLRLRGIEPGKVSVDTRHAAASFHSEQYIRVDGEPVPFSAPLSGDYLANDGWVRLHCNYPRHVSAVCWGLGVPATRAAFEKVVAAKSKYEVESAVVGAGGAAAVLRSRDEWLAHKQGQASSALPVAEIRTLGPSEPVRLFESDRPLGGVRILDLTHVIAGPVAGRVLAAHGATVMHIGSAQLPTVPPLAVDTGMGKLSAYVDLETEAGRSRLRKLIARADVVLQGFRPGSLVAKGFSPEAIAELRPGIVVADLSAYGWEGPWARRRGFDSLVQMASGIADEGGKTAGLDGPGPLPVQALDHATGWLTAAAIMTAVRRAATEGGSRHVRTSLAGTGEWLNSLGRKEAGPTGFDGGEWLEDVDGQLGRVTRVKMAGTLPGSNPQWTEATHVPGSDRPVW, encoded by the coding sequence GTGGACACGCGCGTCTGGACCACGCTCACTGGCGAGACCCTCGCCGACGACGCCGTCGAGATCACCGGCCCCGAGTCGGTGCTGCCCGGGACCTTCCGGGTCGAGGAAGCGGCCACGACGAGTATCGCGGCGGCGACGCTCGCGGCCGGGGAACTGTTGCGGCTGCGGGGAATCGAGCCGGGCAAGGTCTCGGTCGACACCCGGCACGCCGCCGCGTCGTTCCACAGCGAGCAGTACATCCGGGTCGACGGGGAACCGGTGCCGTTCAGCGCGCCGCTGTCCGGCGACTACCTCGCGAACGACGGCTGGGTGCGGCTGCACTGCAACTACCCGCGGCACGTCTCCGCCGTGTGCTGGGGCCTGGGCGTGCCCGCGACGCGCGCGGCGTTCGAGAAGGTCGTGGCGGCCAAGTCGAAGTACGAGGTCGAGTCGGCCGTGGTCGGCGCCGGTGGTGCCGCCGCCGTGCTGCGCTCGCGTGACGAGTGGCTGGCGCACAAGCAAGGACAGGCGTCGTCGGCGTTGCCGGTCGCCGAGATCCGGACCCTCGGGCCGTCGGAACCCGTGCGGCTGTTCGAGTCCGACCGGCCGCTGGGCGGGGTCCGGATCCTGGACCTGACCCACGTCATCGCCGGACCGGTCGCCGGCCGAGTACTCGCCGCGCACGGCGCCACCGTCATGCACATCGGGTCGGCGCAGCTGCCGACCGTGCCGCCGCTGGCCGTCGACACCGGGATGGGCAAGCTCTCGGCGTACGTCGACCTGGAGACCGAAGCCGGACGCTCGCGGCTGCGCAAGCTGATCGCCCGCGCCGACGTCGTTCTGCAGGGTTTCCGGCCGGGATCGTTGGTGGCCAAGGGATTCTCGCCCGAAGCGATCGCCGAACTCCGGCCGGGCATCGTCGTCGCGGACCTGTCCGCGTACGGCTGGGAAGGGCCGTGGGCGCGCAGGCGCGGGTTCGACAGCCTGGTGCAGATGGCGTCGGGGATCGCCGACGAGGGCGGCAAGACGGCCGGGCTCGACGGCCCGGGACCGCTGCCGGTGCAGGCGCTCGATCACGCGACCGGCTGGCTGACCGCGGCGGCGATCATGACCGCAGTCCGCCGTGCGGCCACCGAGGGCGGCAGCCGGCATGTCCGGACCTCGCTCGCCGGGACCGGGGAGTGGCTGAACTCCTTGGGGCGCAAGGAAGCCGGGCCCACCGGCTTCGACGGTGGCGAATGGCTCGAAGACGTCGACGGCCAGCTCGGCCGGGTCACCCGGGTCAAGATGGCGGGCACCCTGCCGGGCTCGAATCCACAGTGGACGGAAGCGACGCACGTACCCGGAAGCGACCGCCCGGTCTGGTGA
- the hemQ gene encoding hydrogen peroxide-dependent heme synthase yields MARLNYNELNDTIRYTAWSVFRAEQGKLGEDRAKATAETTEYLDALEAKGVVVRGVYDLSGLRADADYMIWWHAEEIEQVQAAYSGFRHTPLGRASAPVWSQVALHRPAEFNKSHIPAFLAGEEARKFICVYPFVRSYEWYLLPDDERRKMLADHGKEARDYPDVRANTVASFALGDYEWILAFEADELHRIVDLMRHLRGTEARLHVREEIPFYTGTKVAPAELIALLP; encoded by the coding sequence ATGGCGCGGCTGAACTACAACGAGCTCAATGACACCATCCGCTACACCGCCTGGTCGGTCTTCCGGGCCGAGCAGGGCAAGCTCGGCGAAGACCGCGCGAAGGCGACCGCGGAGACCACCGAGTACCTCGACGCGCTGGAGGCCAAGGGCGTCGTCGTCCGCGGTGTCTACGACCTCTCGGGGCTGCGCGCCGACGCCGACTACATGATCTGGTGGCACGCCGAGGAGATCGAGCAGGTCCAGGCGGCGTACAGCGGCTTCCGGCACACCCCGCTCGGCCGCGCGTCGGCGCCGGTGTGGAGCCAGGTCGCGCTGCACCGCCCGGCGGAGTTCAACAAGAGCCACATCCCGGCGTTCCTCGCCGGTGAAGAGGCCCGCAAGTTCATCTGCGTCTACCCGTTCGTGCGCTCCTACGAGTGGTACCTGCTGCCGGACGACGAGCGCCGCAAGATGCTCGCCGATCACGGCAAGGAGGCCCGTGACTACCCGGACGTCCGCGCCAACACGGTCGCGTCGTTCGCGCTGGGCGACTACGAGTGGATCCTGGCCTTCGAGGCCGACGAACTGCACCGCATCGTCGACCTCATGCGGCATCTGCGCGGCACCGAGGCCCGCCTCCACGTGCGCGAGGAGATCCCGTTCTACACCGGGACGAAGGTGGCCCCCGCCGAGCTGATCGCCCTGCTGCCCTAG
- the hemG gene encoding protoporphyrinogen oxidase: MRTIAVIGGGISGLTAAYRLRTLLGEDARIVVFEATGSLGGKLRTVELAGERYDVGAEAFLVRRPEALALVREVGLGESLVHPTKTRAKIHAGGSVLGLPPGTVMGVPASADAVAGVLSEKGRALVEAESSLPPLKLHPGDVPLGELLRARFGDELVDRLVDPLLGGVYAGGADGLGLRATMPGLASAIDRGARSLTEGAASLMPASPSTAPVFGTLLGGLGTLIARLAELSRAEIRTEATVTAIERTADGWKVDDLDADSVLLAVPAPSARRLLDGVAGVASTVFAKIELASMAVVALALPPGTALPESSGVLIGAGERDVAGRPFAAKAFTFSSRKWAQYGEGPVLVRGSVGRFGEPGALHADDDELVRVVRDDLARLTGVTAEPIDTLVTRWGGGLPQYGIGHLIRVERIERAVGGVPGLAVAGAALHGVGIPACVATADAAARRIAGITPTHEGS; encoded by the coding sequence GTGAGGACCATCGCCGTCATCGGTGGCGGTATCTCGGGACTGACCGCGGCGTACCGGCTGCGGACGCTGCTCGGCGAAGACGCCCGGATCGTCGTCTTCGAGGCGACCGGGTCGCTCGGCGGGAAACTCCGCACGGTCGAGCTCGCCGGTGAACGTTACGACGTCGGCGCGGAGGCTTTCCTCGTCCGCCGTCCCGAGGCGCTCGCCCTGGTCCGCGAGGTCGGGCTCGGCGAAAGTCTCGTCCACCCCACCAAGACCCGCGCCAAGATCCACGCCGGCGGATCCGTGCTCGGCCTGCCGCCGGGCACGGTCATGGGCGTTCCGGCCTCGGCCGACGCGGTCGCCGGGGTGTTGTCGGAGAAGGGCCGCGCGCTGGTCGAGGCCGAGTCGTCGCTGCCTCCGCTGAAGCTGCACCCGGGGGACGTGCCGCTCGGCGAGCTGCTGCGTGCTCGGTTCGGCGACGAACTGGTCGACCGGCTCGTCGATCCGCTGCTGGGCGGGGTCTACGCCGGAGGAGCGGACGGGCTCGGGCTGCGCGCGACCATGCCCGGTCTCGCGTCCGCGATCGATCGTGGCGCACGCTCGCTCACCGAAGGCGCCGCGTCGCTCATGCCCGCCTCGCCGAGTACGGCGCCGGTCTTCGGCACCCTGCTGGGCGGCCTCGGAACACTGATCGCCCGGCTCGCGGAGCTGTCCCGCGCCGAGATCCGGACCGAGGCCACCGTGACGGCGATCGAGCGCACCGCCGACGGCTGGAAGGTCGACGACCTCGACGCCGACTCCGTTCTTCTCGCCGTCCCGGCGCCTTCGGCACGACGGCTGCTCGACGGTGTCGCAGGAGTGGCCTCGACGGTGTTCGCCAAGATCGAACTCGCGTCGATGGCGGTGGTCGCGCTCGCCCTTCCGCCGGGGACCGCGTTGCCGGAGTCGTCCGGAGTGTTGATCGGCGCGGGGGAGCGGGACGTGGCCGGGAGGCCCTTCGCCGCCAAGGCGTTCACCTTCTCCTCCCGCAAGTGGGCGCAGTACGGCGAAGGCCCGGTGCTGGTGCGTGGCTCGGTGGGCCGCTTCGGAGAACCGGGGGCGCTGCACGCCGACGACGACGAACTCGTGCGCGTGGTCCGCGACGACCTGGCCCGGCTGACCGGGGTCACCGCCGAGCCGATCGACACCCTGGTGACCCGCTGGGGCGGCGGGCTCCCGCAGTACGGCATCGGGCACCTCATCCGTGTCGAGCGGATCGAACGTGCCGTCGGCGGCGTCCCCGGCCTCGCCGTGGCGGGCGCGGCGCTGCACGGCGTCGGGATCCCGGCCTGCGTCGCCACCGCCGACGCGGCCGCCCGCCGCATCGCCGGGATCACACCGACCCACGAGGGCTCCTGA
- the hemE gene encoding uroporphyrinogen decarboxylase: MSPSVASPAQTVPAARRALPGAPFLAAARGERPAHTPVWFMRQAGRSLPEYRALREGTSMFEACFDPEMLAEITLQPIRRHGVDAAILFSDIVVPLKAAGLDIDIVAGTGPVVAEPIRDTAGVRALPVLEPEQVERVAEGVRLLVGSLGETPLIGFAGAPFTLASYLIEGGPSRNHEHTKALMHSEPELWHELAGRLADMAITFLSAQLDAGADAIQLFDSWAGALSERDYREFVLPHSAKVLSAVAGYGVPRIHFGVGTGELLVAMCDAGADVVGVDWRIPLDEAVRRLGGGVVQGNLDPALLHASWPVVEAEVRRIHAEGRAADGHIFNLGHGVLPGVDPDVLTRVVGLVHELQP, translated from the coding sequence ATGTCTCCTTCAGTTGCTTCTCCCGCGCAGACCGTCCCCGCGGCCCGTCGCGCCCTGCCCGGTGCGCCGTTCCTGGCCGCCGCGCGCGGCGAACGCCCGGCTCACACCCCCGTGTGGTTCATGCGCCAGGCGGGCCGGTCGCTGCCCGAGTACCGGGCGCTGCGTGAGGGCACCTCGATGTTCGAAGCCTGCTTCGACCCCGAGATGCTCGCCGAGATCACGCTCCAGCCGATCCGCCGTCACGGCGTCGACGCGGCCATCCTCTTCAGTGACATCGTGGTCCCGCTCAAGGCGGCGGGCCTCGACATCGACATCGTCGCGGGCACCGGCCCGGTCGTCGCCGAGCCGATCCGCGACACCGCGGGCGTGCGCGCGCTGCCGGTGCTGGAACCGGAGCAGGTGGAGCGCGTCGCCGAAGGGGTCCGGCTGCTGGTCGGGTCGCTGGGCGAGACACCGCTGATCGGGTTCGCGGGCGCGCCGTTCACCCTGGCCTCGTATCTCATCGAGGGCGGGCCGAGCCGCAACCACGAGCACACCAAGGCGCTCATGCACTCCGAGCCGGAGCTGTGGCACGAGCTGGCCGGGCGTCTCGCGGACATGGCGATCACCTTCCTCTCCGCGCAGCTGGACGCCGGGGCCGACGCGATCCAGCTGTTCGACTCGTGGGCGGGCGCGCTGTCGGAGCGGGACTACCGCGAGTTCGTCCTGCCGCATTCGGCGAAGGTGCTGTCCGCGGTCGCGGGCTACGGCGTGCCCCGGATCCACTTCGGCGTCGGCACCGGCGAGCTGCTGGTGGCCATGTGCGACGCGGGCGCGGACGTGGTCGGCGTCGACTGGCGCATCCCGCTCGACGAAGCCGTCCGCCGGCTCGGCGGTGGTGTCGTCCAGGGCAACCTCGACCCGGCGCTGCTGCACGCGTCCTGGCCGGTCGTCGAGGCCGAGGTCCGGCGCATCCACGCCGAAGGACGCGCGGCCGACGGCCACATCTTCAACCTCGGCCACGGCGTACTGCCGGGCGTCGATCCGGACGTCTTGACGCGTGTGGTCGGGCTGGTGCACGAGCTCCAGCCGTGA
- a CDS encoding DUF3000 domain-containing protein, which yields MTAMTSVPDLFREAVAALQSVRPRPEVQLETMRPPQRLAPWSYAVSCEVEGPADVLASGRLVLLHDPEGQEGWDGVLRLVMYVRAELDRELATDPFLPAVGWSWLTDALESSGADWTALGGTVTETSSARFGDISGPARTDDLELRASWTPTDAALRPHGQAFCQVMASVVGLPPVGVTLFEQRQSS from the coding sequence GTGACCGCGATGACGTCAGTACCCGATCTCTTCCGTGAAGCCGTCGCGGCGTTGCAATCGGTCCGGCCCCGCCCCGAAGTCCAGCTGGAGACGATGCGCCCGCCGCAGCGGCTGGCGCCGTGGTCCTACGCGGTGAGCTGCGAGGTCGAAGGGCCGGCGGACGTGCTGGCGTCGGGACGGCTGGTGCTGCTGCACGATCCGGAGGGCCAAGAGGGCTGGGACGGGGTCCTGCGGCTGGTCATGTACGTCCGCGCGGAACTCGACCGCGAACTGGCGACCGATCCCTTCCTCCCCGCCGTGGGCTGGTCCTGGCTGACCGACGCGCTGGAGAGCTCCGGCGCGGATTGGACGGCGCTGGGCGGCACGGTCACCGAGACGTCGTCGGCCCGCTTCGGCGACATCTCCGGGCCCGCGCGCACCGACGATCTGGAACTCCGGGCGTCCTGGACGCCGACGGACGCGGCGCTGCGGCCGCACGGGCAGGCGTTCTGCCAGGTGATGGCGAGCGTCGTGGGGCTGCCGCCGGTCGGCGTGACCCTCTTCGAGCAGCGCCAGTCGTCCTGA
- a CDS encoding response regulator transcription factor, which translates to MATVGISQAVRSTPAGSLPASMVPHPREELFSVLVVDDHPLLREAISARLAQMGAGTVHEAATVAEARARAQATGPCDLAILDLGLPDGSGIELVTELRSHGWPRVVVLASSDDPYAVRSAFQAGAQAYLLKSASPVVVTDGVRRVLEGGVYADPSVAPVLATGTRVAGTDNTPRELSAREVEVLQLVADGQSNKEIGEELSLSALTVKSHLSRIGRKLGTGDRAQMVALAMRAGVIR; encoded by the coding sequence GTGGCTACCGTCGGCATTTCTCAGGCCGTCCGATCCACGCCAGCCGGTTCATTGCCGGCGAGCATGGTTCCGCACCCGCGGGAAGAGCTTTTTTCCGTGTTGGTGGTCGATGACCACCCGCTGTTGAGGGAGGCAATCTCAGCAAGACTCGCACAGATGGGTGCGGGCACCGTCCACGAGGCCGCCACGGTGGCCGAGGCGAGGGCGCGAGCACAGGCCACCGGGCCTTGTGACCTGGCGATCCTCGATCTCGGACTGCCGGATGGCAGCGGTATCGAGCTGGTTACGGAACTCCGTAGCCATGGCTGGCCTCGAGTAGTGGTGCTCGCTTCATCAGACGACCCGTACGCGGTCAGGTCGGCGTTCCAGGCCGGCGCCCAGGCATACCTGCTCAAGTCGGCATCGCCGGTCGTAGTGACCGACGGCGTCCGCAGGGTGCTCGAGGGCGGCGTCTACGCGGACCCGAGCGTCGCACCGGTCTTGGCCACCGGCACCCGGGTCGCCGGCACCGACAACACCCCGCGCGAGCTTTCGGCGCGCGAGGTCGAGGTGCTGCAGCTCGTGGCCGACGGTCAGAGCAACAAGGAGATCGGCGAGGAACTCAGCCTCTCCGCTCTCACGGTGAAGTCTCACCTCTCCCGCATCGGGCGCAAGCTCGGCACGGGTGACCGGGCTCAGATGGTGGCGCTGGCCATGCGTGCCGGCGTGATCCGCTGA